In Caproiciproducens sp. NJN-50, the following are encoded in one genomic region:
- a CDS encoding MurR/RpiR family transcriptional regulator, whose product MDNLLAVRIQNKIDSFSKGQKRIAAYIEEHYDKVAFMTASKLGATVGVSESTVVRFATQIGYAGYPQLQQAIQEMIRNKLTSFQRMEVTTERIGSSDVLDFIFNQDIDVIRRTMEETSHESFYAAVDSIVSARKIYILAARSAHALGTFLSYYLNLLFENVLLVQSTSEGEIFEQMIRVDERDAVIGISFPRYSRKIAKAMNFAHDRGAKVIAITDSSLSPVAQASNCVLLARSEIASIVDSLCAPLSLINALIVATSLKKSEESKKIFQNLEDIWDTYGVYEKVDDSSN is encoded by the coding sequence ATGGACAATTTACTTGCTGTGAGAATACAGAATAAAATCGACAGCTTTTCCAAGGGTCAAAAGCGGATCGCGGCCTATATTGAAGAGCATTATGATAAAGTTGCGTTTATGACGGCGTCTAAGCTCGGTGCGACCGTCGGGGTCAGCGAATCGACCGTTGTCCGTTTTGCCACACAGATCGGATATGCGGGATACCCGCAGCTTCAGCAGGCGATTCAGGAGATGATCCGAAACAAGCTGACCTCTTTTCAGCGGATGGAAGTGACTACGGAACGAATCGGCAGCTCGGACGTGCTTGACTTTATATTTAACCAGGATATCGACGTGATTCGCCGCACGATGGAGGAAACCAGTCACGAAAGCTTTTATGCTGCGGTCGACTCCATTGTCTCAGCCAGAAAGATTTACATTCTGGCTGCAAGAAGCGCCCACGCTTTGGGTACCTTTCTGTCCTATTATCTGAATCTGCTTTTTGAAAACGTTCTGTTGGTCCAGTCCACAAGCGAAGGCGAGATCTTCGAGCAGATGATCCGCGTGGATGAAAGGGACGCCGTGATTGGCATCAGTTTTCCGCGCTATTCCAGAAAGATTGCAAAAGCCATGAATTTTGCTCACGACAGGGGAGCAAAAGTCATTGCGATCACGGACAGCTCTCTTTCACCTGTCGCGCAGGCTTCAAACTGCGTTTTGTTGGCCAGAAGCGAGATCGCTTCCATTGTAGATTCACTCTGCGCGCCGCTCAGCCTGATCAACGCGCTGATTGTCGCGACTTCTTTAAAAAAGTCTGAGGAATCGAAAAAGATCTTTCAGAATCTGGAGGATATCTGGGACACTTACGGCGTTTACGAAAAGGTGGATGACAGCTCGAATTGA
- a CDS encoding NAD(P)/FAD-dependent oxidoreductase, with protein sequence MKADVLVIGAGAAGMMAAGTAARRGLRVCLLEKNQRPGRKLGITGKGRCNLTNNCSVQNFIASVPTNGRFLFGAASRFSPGDVMTFFEKLGLPLKTERGSRVFPQSDKAADVVDALTGFVVSSGAQMIHGEAKRLLFAGGCVRGAELKNGEIVPAGNVIVCCGGKSYPATGSTGDGYLFAHQAGHTVTPLRPSLVPLVARDPDCAELMGLSLKNISICVVDTNDGKIIYEDFGELLFTHFGLSGPVILSASAHMRGMSPGRYQVVIDLKPALSLEKLDARLVRDFQENQNRDFENSLSSLLPHLMIPAAVRRSGIPPHLKCNLITREMRHDFAALLKSFPITVGAFRPIEEAVVTSGGVSVKEVDPRTMQSKLVKGLYFAGEVLDVDAYTGGYNLQIAFSTGRLAGNSVEKQEEAT encoded by the coding sequence TTGAAAGCGGATGTTTTGGTGATCGGGGCGGGGGCCGCCGGGATGATGGCCGCCGGGACCGCCGCCCGAAGGGGCCTGCGGGTCTGTTTGCTGGAGAAAAATCAAAGGCCTGGAAGAAAACTCGGGATTACCGGCAAGGGAAGATGCAACCTGACAAATAACTGCAGCGTGCAGAACTTTATCGCCTCCGTGCCTACGAACGGTCGATTTTTGTTCGGGGCGGCTTCCCGGTTTTCCCCCGGCGATGTGATGACTTTTTTTGAAAAATTGGGTCTGCCTCTGAAAACGGAGCGGGGCAGCCGCGTTTTTCCGCAGTCGGATAAGGCTGCCGACGTGGTCGATGCGCTGACGGGATTTGTTGTTTCCTCCGGTGCCCAAATGATCCATGGGGAAGCCAAACGCCTTTTATTTGCCGGCGGCTGCGTCCGCGGTGCGGAACTGAAGAACGGGGAAATCGTTCCGGCTGGCAACGTAATTGTCTGCTGCGGAGGAAAATCCTATCCCGCGACCGGTTCGACCGGCGACGGGTACCTTTTTGCGCACCAGGCGGGTCACACCGTGACGCCTCTGCGCCCATCCCTGGTTCCCCTTGTCGCGCGGGATCCGGACTGCGCGGAACTGATGGGACTTTCCTTAAAAAATATTTCCATATGCGTCGTGGACACGAACGACGGTAAAATTATTTATGAGGATTTCGGAGAACTCCTCTTTACGCATTTCGGGCTGTCCGGCCCTGTGATCCTCAGTGCCAGCGCCCATATGCGCGGCATGTCGCCGGGCCGCTATCAGGTTGTCATCGATCTGAAGCCCGCGCTCAGCCTGGAGAAGCTCGATGCCCGGCTGGTCCGCGATTTTCAGGAAAATCAGAACCGCGATTTTGAGAATTCCCTTTCCTCTCTTCTGCCGCATTTGATGATCCCGGCGGCAGTGCGAAGATCCGGGATTCCGCCGCATTTGAAATGCAATCTGATCACCCGGGAAATGCGCCATGATTTTGCCGCTCTTCTGAAATCCTTTCCCATCACGGTCGGCGCATTCCGTCCGATCGAAGAAGCGGTGGTCACATCGGGGGGAGTTTCCGTCAAAGAGGTCGATCCCAGGACGATGCAGTCCAAACTTGTAAAGGGACTGTACTTTGCAGGAGAAGTCCTTGACGTCGACGCCTACACAGGCGGGTATAATCTTCAAATTGCGTTTTCCACCGGCCGGCTGGCCGGAAATTCCGTTGAAAAGCAGGAGGAAGCCACATGA
- the cmk gene encoding (d)CMP kinase produces the protein MIAIAVDGPAGAGKSTIARQAAKALGFIYVDTGALYRAIGLHMIKNGVNSFDREAVCAELSGVTVALAFQEGGQKVLLCGKDVTSEIRAEEVSKAASAVSAIPEVRNFLFSMQRELAEKENVVMDGRDIGTVVLPHAQVKIFLTASQEERARRRFTELLQKGRKAEYGDVLKDIEQRDYRDSHREVAPLIQAEDSVLVDTTKMTLEQSVERVVCIIRAGLKNLNENW, from the coding sequence ATGATTGCAATTGCGGTTGACGGTCCGGCCGGCGCCGGGAAAAGCACGATTGCCCGGCAGGCGGCCAAAGCTCTGGGGTTTATTTATGTTGACACCGGCGCCCTTTACCGCGCAATTGGTCTTCATATGATAAAAAACGGCGTTAATTCATTCGATCGGGAGGCGGTGTGTGCGGAACTTTCCGGGGTTACGGTTGCGCTTGCCTTTCAGGAGGGCGGGCAGAAAGTTCTGCTCTGCGGCAAAGACGTAACCTCGGAAATCCGGGCCGAGGAGGTGTCGAAAGCCGCCTCCGCTGTTTCAGCCATTCCGGAGGTGCGGAATTTTCTGTTTTCCATGCAGAGAGAACTGGCAGAAAAAGAAAATGTTGTGATGGACGGCCGGGACATCGGGACGGTCGTCCTTCCGCACGCCCAGGTTAAGATTTTTCTGACCGCCTCACAGGAAGAGCGGGCACGGAGAAGATTTACGGAACTGCTGCAAAAGGGTCGGAAAGCGGAATACGGGGACGTTCTAAAGGATATTGAACAAAGGGACTACCGCGATTCGCACCGCGAGGTCGCCCCGCTGATTCAGGCGGAGGATTCCGTTCTCGTCGACACGACCAAAATGACTTTGGAGCAGTCGGTGGAACGGGTCGTGTGTATCATTCGGGCAGGCCTAAAAAATCTGAATGAAAATTGGTGA
- a CDS encoding lysophospholipid acyltransferase family protein, with the protein MKIGETMKRTPLYTFTRTCLAWFFRTLMPIRVRNAENFPKNDRAILCCNHMSMTDPLRLAYSQKRQIYFMAKEELFKNKLVSAVITGLGAFPVSRGKGDKTAIYTAKNILDSGSILGIFPEGTRTRDGNFLRPKSGAVMLAHICHAPIVPCCITPVKGRLPRLFHPCYVSFGAPIPEEELGIRNGTPSEYRNASLLLMNRIAQLREHDLGQSVLEAKS; encoded by the coding sequence ATGAAAATTGGTGAGACAATGAAACGCACTCCGCTTTATACATTTACAAGAACCTGCCTGGCATGGTTTTTCCGCACTTTGATGCCGATCAGGGTCAGAAACGCCGAGAATTTCCCGAAGAACGACAGAGCAATTCTTTGCTGCAACCATATGAGCATGACGGACCCTCTCAGGCTTGCTTACAGTCAGAAACGGCAAATTTATTTCATGGCGAAGGAAGAATTGTTCAAAAACAAACTGGTTTCCGCTGTAATCACGGGGCTTGGAGCTTTCCCGGTGTCGCGGGGAAAAGGGGATAAGACCGCGATTTATACGGCAAAGAACATTTTGGACAGCGGAAGCATTTTGGGAATTTTTCCTGAGGGAACCCGGACAAGAGACGGAAATTTTCTCCGCCCGAAATCCGGGGCGGTCATGCTTGCGCACATCTGCCATGCGCCGATCGTGCCCTGCTGCATTACTCCGGTAAAAGGCAGGCTGCCGAGGTTGTTTCATCCGTGCTATGTTTCCTTTGGGGCTCCGATCCCGGAAGAGGAACTCGGAATTCGGAACGGAACTCCTTCGGAATATCGGAATGCAAGCCTGCTGTTGATGAACCGGATCGCGCAGCTTCGGGAGCATGATCTTGGCCAATCGGTTCTTGAGGCGAAATCGTGA
- a CDS encoding bifunctional 4-hydroxy-3-methylbut-2-enyl diphosphate reductase/30S ribosomal protein S1, which yields MKIVMAKSAGFCFGVNRAVRMVNKLLDEGKRVCTLGPIIHNPQTLRRFEQRGVRIVGSPGEVPAGATLVIRSHGVAGSVLREIEERGIECCDATCPFVRKIHKIVAEESKAGKTVLIAGDASHPEVQGIIGHCRGRCLVFKNADELRKILDEAPFGREEPLCVVSQTTFRVNEWENCLEIIKRVYTNASVFDTICNATAIRQSEAAELSRQCDAMIVIGGRQSSNTAKLFELCKKNCAACLVESADELPLSALRRAGCIGITAGASTPASIIKEVFDTMSEFNQGAGPKENNTEGSFEEMLEESLKTLNTDEKVHGVVVGVTPSEVLVDVGRKQAGYIPASELSADPNVKPEDLVKIGDEMDLLIMRTNDQEGTIMLSKRRLDATKGWEKVVSAEEDQSVLDGVVTEIIKGGLIAVTNGVRVFIPASQATASRSDPLEDLLKKEVKFRIIEVNRSRKRAVGSIRSVLKDERKAQADKFWETAEVGKEYTGTVKSLTSYGAFVDLGGIDGMIHISELSWTRIKHPSEVVNVGDQVTVYIKGLDQEKGKISLGYKKPEDNPWEILKRDYPVGSIAEVKIVGITTFGAFAQVIPGIDGLIHISQIADHRIEKPQDVLKMNDVVKVKIIDIDFDKHRVSLSIRALLEEEKEEPAESAGDETAE from the coding sequence GTGAAGATCGTGATGGCAAAATCCGCCGGATTCTGCTTTGGAGTCAACCGCGCGGTGCGGATGGTCAACAAGCTGCTGGACGAGGGAAAACGGGTCTGCACCCTCGGCCCGATTATCCATAATCCCCAGACGCTGCGCCGCTTTGAGCAGCGCGGTGTGCGGATCGTCGGCTCACCCGGTGAAGTGCCCGCCGGAGCGACCCTTGTGATCCGGTCCCATGGGGTCGCCGGGAGCGTCCTCCGTGAGATTGAGGAGCGCGGAATTGAATGCTGCGATGCCACCTGCCCGTTTGTCCGGAAGATCCATAAAATCGTGGCGGAAGAATCGAAAGCGGGAAAGACGGTACTGATTGCCGGGGATGCTTCTCATCCTGAAGTTCAGGGGATTATCGGTCACTGCCGCGGCCGTTGTCTCGTGTTCAAAAATGCCGATGAACTGCGGAAAATTCTGGATGAAGCTCCGTTTGGCCGGGAAGAACCACTATGCGTTGTGTCACAGACCACATTCCGTGTGAATGAGTGGGAAAATTGTTTGGAAATCATCAAAAGGGTATATACAAACGCCTCAGTTTTTGATACAATATGTAATGCAACTGCGATACGTCAGTCGGAGGCGGCTGAACTGTCGCGGCAGTGCGACGCGATGATTGTGATTGGCGGAAGGCAGAGTTCCAACACCGCCAAGCTTTTTGAATTGTGCAAAAAGAACTGCGCCGCCTGTCTTGTCGAATCTGCGGACGAGCTTCCGCTCTCGGCCCTGCGTCGGGCCGGATGCATTGGCATTACTGCGGGCGCGTCGACGCCGGCAAGCATTATAAAGGAGGTATTTGATACCATGTCAGAATTCAACCAGGGTGCCGGTCCTAAAGAAAATAATACGGAGGGAAGCTTTGAGGAAATGCTCGAAGAGTCTCTCAAAACTTTAAATACAGATGAAAAGGTGCACGGTGTCGTTGTCGGGGTAACTCCAAGCGAAGTTCTGGTGGATGTCGGCAGAAAACAGGCGGGGTATATTCCAGCCTCCGAACTTTCGGCCGATCCCAACGTGAAACCCGAGGATCTGGTTAAAATCGGGGACGAGATGGACCTTCTCATCATGCGTACGAATGATCAGGAAGGCACGATCATGCTTTCCAAAAGGCGCCTGGATGCCACAAAGGGCTGGGAAAAGGTTGTTTCGGCGGAAGAGGACCAATCCGTTCTTGACGGGGTCGTGACCGAGATCATCAAAGGCGGCCTGATTGCCGTAACGAACGGCGTGCGCGTCTTCATTCCCGCCTCGCAGGCAACGGCGTCCCGCAGCGATCCGCTCGAGGATCTTCTGAAGAAGGAAGTTAAATTCCGCATTATTGAAGTAAACCGCAGCCGCAAGCGCGCGGTTGGTTCCATTCGTTCGGTACTCAAAGATGAACGCAAAGCGCAGGCCGACAAATTCTGGGAGACCGCAGAAGTCGGCAAGGAATACACGGGTACAGTCAAGTCACTGACTTCGTACGGCGCATTTGTGGACCTGGGCGGGATTGACGGCATGATTCATATCTCCGAGCTCTCCTGGACCAGAATCAAACATCCTTCGGAAGTAGTCAACGTCGGGGATCAGGTGACAGTCTATATCAAAGGCTTGGATCAGGAAAAGGGCAAGATTTCTCTCGGCTATAAAAAGCCGGAAGATAATCCGTGGGAAATCTTGAAACGCGACTATCCGGTCGGCAGTATCGCCGAAGTCAAAATTGTCGGGATCACGACTTTCGGCGCGTTTGCACAGGTGATTCCGGGAATCGACGGCCTGATCCACATTTCTCAGATTGCTGATCACCGGATTGAAAAGCCTCAGGATGTTTTAAAGATGAACGACGTTGTCAAGGTGAAAATCATTGATATTGATTTTGATAAACACCGCGTCAGTCTTTCCATCCGCGCTTTGCTGGAAGAAGAAAAGGAAGAGCCCGCCGAGTCTGCCGGGGATGAAACAGCCGAATAA
- the yunB gene encoding sporulation protein YunB, translating to MRRRRRNPMPVRGKLTLLTIVLFAFILVFNSQIRPVIASITANEAKIKSINTINDAVIEELNKDDISYEDLITVERGSEGNVLAITTNMVKMNELKAKIISNIQDKLNNDTYSTVWVPIGTFIGGDFFHGKGPKIALKASLSGNVTAEFNSTLASAGINQTKHQIYLDVNTSIYSFLPGFDTTTEVKTNVLVAETVIVGSVPQVVANWD from the coding sequence ATGAGGCGCAGAAGGCGAAACCCGATGCCCGTCAGGGGAAAGCTGACTCTTCTTACGATAGTGCTGTTTGCGTTCATCCTGGTGTTCAACAGCCAGATCAGGCCGGTGATCGCATCCATTACCGCAAATGAGGCAAAAATAAAATCGATCAATACGATCAATGACGCGGTTATAGAAGAACTAAATAAGGACGATATTTCCTATGAAGATCTGATTACCGTGGAACGAGGCAGTGAAGGCAATGTTCTGGCCATCACAACCAATATGGTTAAAATGAATGAACTGAAAGCCAAAATTATCTCAAACATTCAGGATAAACTAAACAATGATACATATTCTACCGTCTGGGTCCCGATAGGTACTTTTATCGGCGGTGACTTCTTTCACGGAAAGGGACCAAAAATCGCGCTGAAAGCCTCTCTTTCCGGCAACGTGACCGCCGAGTTTAACAGCACGCTGGCATCGGCCGGAATCAACCAGACGAAGCACCAGATTTATCTGGATGTAAATACCAGTATTTATTCTTTTTTACCTGGATTTGATACGACGACGGAAGTCAAAACCAATGTCCTGGTCGCCGAAACAGTCATTGTCGGGTCCGTACCGCAGGTTGTTGCCAACTGGGACTGA
- the ligA gene encoding NAD-dependent DNA ligase LigA translates to MELEEARKISRQLSEQIRYHNQKYYVEDAPEIDDFEYDELYRQLETLEMAFPELVTPDSPTQKVGGEALAKFSPVAHTVPMESLHDSFSDEELRDFDRRVRENVEHPVYVVEPKFDGLSVSAEYRDGVFVRGSTRGDGLVGEDITENLRTIRSLPKRLTRPLPFLEVRGEVYMSHRIFFKLSARQELEGEKPFKNPRNAAAGSLRQKNAKITASRELDIFVFNVQQVTGAELRGHQESLDFLRELGFAVPPFYRTCSSVDEVLEEVKRIGELRGTLDYSIDGAVVKVDSFSQRQALGSTAKFPRWAEAFKYPPEERQTKLLNIEVNVGRTGALTPIGIFEPVDLAGTTVSRATLHNQDFIEEKGIRVGDTVILRKAGEIIPEVVRVIAHAEESLPFIMPSVCPSCGSSVVREEGEAATRCTNPECPAQLLRHLVHFCSRDAMDIDGMGPAVIEQLVGKNLVSSPADLYFLKREQILDLERKGEKSADNLMAAIEHSKQNDLYRLLFALGIPHVGQKAAKLLASRFGTIEGIFHAEEEELASVEGIGGIIAQSVRQFFSLPNSAHLIGRLKDAGVNLSCLTTMDDSRFQGKTFVLTGTLANLTRAQATGLIEKHGGKVSGSVSQKTDYVVAGEDAGSKLTKANQLGIAVLSERELEELLGNG, encoded by the coding sequence ATGGAACTGGAAGAAGCGAGAAAAATTTCTAGGCAGCTTTCTGAGCAGATCCGTTACCACAATCAAAAATATTATGTCGAAGACGCGCCGGAGATCGATGATTTTGAATACGACGAGTTGTACCGTCAGCTGGAAACTCTTGAAATGGCGTTCCCGGAACTGGTAACGCCGGATTCCCCCACCCAGAAGGTCGGCGGGGAAGCGCTCGCGAAATTTTCCCCCGTAGCCCATACGGTCCCGATGGAAAGCCTTCACGACTCTTTTTCAGACGAAGAACTGCGGGATTTTGACCGCAGAGTCCGTGAAAACGTGGAACATCCGGTTTACGTTGTGGAGCCGAAATTCGACGGACTTTCGGTTTCCGCGGAATACCGGGACGGCGTCTTTGTCCGGGGTTCCACACGGGGCGACGGCCTTGTGGGGGAGGATATCACCGAAAACCTTCGGACGATCCGAAGCCTTCCCAAAAGGCTGACGAGGCCGCTCCCGTTTCTTGAAGTGCGCGGAGAAGTCTACATGTCGCACCGCATCTTTTTTAAGCTTTCGGCCCGTCAGGAGTTGGAGGGAGAAAAGCCGTTTAAGAATCCCCGCAATGCGGCGGCGGGTTCTTTGAGACAGAAAAATGCGAAAATCACCGCGTCCCGCGAACTAGACATTTTTGTTTTCAATGTTCAGCAGGTGACGGGCGCCGAACTTCGCGGGCACCAGGAGTCTTTGGATTTTTTAAGGGAACTCGGATTTGCCGTTCCCCCTTTTTACCGGACCTGCAGTTCTGTCGATGAAGTCCTGGAAGAAGTGAAACGCATCGGAGAGCTTCGGGGCACTCTGGATTATTCTATCGACGGCGCGGTTGTAAAGGTGGATTCCTTTTCACAGAGGCAGGCCCTTGGAAGCACCGCGAAATTCCCCCGGTGGGCGGAAGCCTTTAAGTACCCTCCGGAGGAAAGGCAGACAAAACTTCTTAACATTGAAGTGAACGTGGGCCGCACGGGCGCGCTGACGCCGATCGGGATTTTTGAGCCGGTGGATCTCGCGGGAACGACCGTCAGCCGGGCCACGCTGCACAACCAGGATTTCATTGAGGAAAAGGGAATTCGCGTCGGTGACACCGTCATCCTGAGAAAGGCGGGAGAAATCATCCCGGAGGTTGTCCGGGTGATTGCCCACGCCGAAGAATCCCTTCCGTTTATCATGCCGTCCGTCTGCCCGTCCTGCGGTTCTTCCGTGGTCCGGGAGGAGGGTGAGGCCGCGACCCGCTGCACCAATCCCGAGTGTCCGGCCCAGCTCCTGCGCCATCTGGTCCATTTCTGCAGCCGTGACGCGATGGATATCGACGGCATGGGGCCGGCTGTAATTGAACAGCTCGTAGGTAAAAATCTGGTTTCTTCTCCCGCCGATCTGTATTTCCTGAAACGGGAACAAATTCTTGACCTGGAGCGCAAGGGGGAAAAATCTGCGGATAATTTAATGGCGGCGATCGAGCATTCCAAGCAAAACGACCTGTACCGTCTGCTTTTTGCCCTCGGGATTCCCCACGTGGGGCAAAAGGCCGCAAAACTTCTTGCTTCGCGGTTCGGAACCATAGAAGGAATTTTCCATGCGGAGGAGGAAGAACTTGCTTCAGTGGAAGGCATCGGGGGAATTATCGCACAGAGCGTGCGCCAGTTCTTTTCTTTGCCCAATTCTGCCCATTTGATTGGCCGCTTGAAGGATGCCGGAGTCAACCTGTCTTGTCTGACGACGATGGACGACAGCCGCTTTCAGGGCAAAACTTTCGTCCTGACCGGCACGCTGGCGAATCTGACCCGGGCGCAGGCGACGGGGCTGATTGAGAAGCACGGCGGAAAAGTCAGCGGCAGCGTTTCCCAAAAAACGGATTATGTTGTTGCCGGGGAAGATGCCGGAAGCAAGCTGACGAAGGCCAATCAGCTTGGCATCGCGGTTCTCTCGGAACGAGAGCTGGAAGAGCTGCTGGGCAACGGCTGA
- a CDS encoding aldose 1-epimerase family protein produces MKYGISDGVLSAEFNSFGGELTSIRRSGVEYLWQGDKTYWGGQAPVLFPIVGSLRGKRAVTASGKICRMERHGIARKREFTLKEESSRFISFVLHSDSKTKERYPFEFELEIQYILDGESLTTRYIITNADGDVLPFQIGGHPAFRCPLKKGERFEDYVVEFEFPETADCPSPDPSTGLVDLSRRRSILKNKSVLRLDHRLFEQDALIFDTLRSREVCLRHPETGCGVRMEFGDFDYFLLWSSANGGPFLALEPWSGLAACSGEGDVFEQKRGVILLPPGQKKSFQYTIELFG; encoded by the coding sequence TTGAAATACGGGATTTCTGACGGCGTCTTGTCAGCGGAATTCAATTCTTTCGGCGGCGAACTGACTTCCATCCGCCGTTCGGGTGTGGAATATCTCTGGCAGGGAGACAAAACTTACTGGGGAGGACAGGCCCCGGTGCTTTTTCCGATCGTGGGAAGCCTCCGCGGCAAGCGGGCCGTGACTGCTTCCGGTAAAATCTGCCGGATGGAACGGCACGGGATCGCGCGGAAAAGGGAGTTCACCTTGAAAGAGGAAAGCAGCCGTTTTATTTCTTTTGTCCTCCATTCCGACTCGAAGACAAAAGAGCGGTATCCTTTCGAGTTTGAGCTGGAAATCCAGTATATCTTGGATGGCGAAAGCCTGACGACGCGTTATATCATAACCAATGCGGATGGGGATGTGCTGCCGTTCCAGATCGGCGGCCACCCGGCTTTCCGCTGTCCGCTGAAGAAAGGGGAGAGGTTTGAGGATTATGTCGTGGAATTTGAATTTCCGGAGACAGCCGACTGCCCATCTCCCGATCCTTCCACCGGGCTGGTGGATCTGAGCCGGCGCCGGTCCATCCTGAAAAACAAATCGGTGCTCAGGCTGGACCATCGGCTGTTTGAACAGGACGCGTTGATCTTTGATACGCTCCGGTCCAGGGAAGTGTGCCTCCGTCATCCGGAAACCGGATGCGGAGTCCGGATGGAATTCGGCGATTTTGACTATTTCCTTCTTTGGTCAAGCGCAAACGGGGGTCCGTTTTTGGCTCTGGAGCCGTGGAGCGGGCTTGCCGCCTGCAGCGGCGAGGGAGATGTTTTTGAACAGAAACGCGGCGTGATCCTCCTTCCGCCGGGACAAAAGAAATCGTTTCAATATACAATTGAACTTTTCGGCTGA
- the spoIIIAA gene encoding stage III sporulation protein AA, with translation MTKERDERFDSASKCICDRIEAALDHLPVDVKKHVQEIRLRVNRPVCICCAGGTYFLGFGGGLTCRPVSGSLVAGPRDMEESFRNLCSYSIYTHENEIRNGYITLSGGHRAGVCGTAVLQAASISSVRNISSINLRISREIPGAADELLDRLENSLSGGLLLAGAPSSGKTTILRDLARQLSSGTRGNLKKVAVIDERGEIAGTYMGVPQNDLGCCCDVLDGYPKADGILLAVRTLSPEIIVCDEIGSEAEVGAVEQGLNTGVVLIASIHAGSVKELMRRKQARKLLMTGAFETVALLDAARGPGKIAGIYKAGDLLAEADGVPAADFCGNAPGVYGIA, from the coding sequence ATGACCAAAGAAAGGGACGAGCGGTTTGATTCCGCTTCTAAATGCATCTGTGACCGAATAGAGGCGGCGCTTGACCATCTGCCTGTGGACGTGAAAAAGCATGTACAGGAAATCCGCCTTCGCGTAAACAGGCCGGTCTGCATCTGCTGCGCGGGAGGCACTTATTTTTTGGGTTTCGGAGGCGGGCTTACCTGCCGGCCGGTTTCGGGGTCGCTGGTGGCGGGGCCGCGGGATATGGAAGAAAGCTTTCGGAACCTATGCAGCTATTCCATTTACACCCACGAAAATGAAATCAGGAACGGTTACATCACCTTAAGCGGAGGCCATCGCGCGGGAGTCTGTGGAACCGCCGTGCTTCAGGCGGCGTCTATCAGCTCGGTCAGAAATATTTCTTCCATCAATCTGAGAATTTCACGTGAAATTCCAGGGGCCGCCGACGAGCTCCTGGACCGGTTGGAAAACAGTCTGAGCGGCGGGCTTCTGCTTGCCGGGGCGCCTTCCAGCGGAAAGACGACGATTCTGCGGGATCTTGCCCGTCAGCTTTCCAGCGGCACGCGCGGCAACCTGAAAAAGGTCGCCGTCATTGATGAGAGGGGAGAGATCGCAGGGACCTATATGGGAGTTCCGCAGAACGACCTTGGATGCTGCTGCGACGTACTGGACGGATATCCGAAGGCCGATGGAATTCTGCTTGCCGTGCGCACGCTGTCGCCGGAAATCATCGTCTGCGACGAAATCGGATCCGAAGCCGAAGTCGGCGCGGTGGAGCAGGGATTGAACACCGGCGTCGTTTTGATTGCAAGCATCCATGCCGGGTCCGTCAAAGAGCTGATGCGGCGGAAACAGGCACGGAAACTTCTCATGACCGGCGCTTTTGAAACGGTCGCGCTGCTGGACGCGGCGCGGGGACCTGGAAAAATCGCGGGAATTTATAAAGCGGGTGATTTGCTTGCTGAAGCTGACGGGGTCCCTGCTGCTGATTTTTGCGGGAACGCTCCTGGGGTTTACGGAATCGCGTAA
- a CDS encoding stage III sporulation protein AB has translation MLKLTGSLLLIFAGTLLGFTESRKLTVRVESLESFLRFLSAAKTEVRYSAVPVVQIVARHGRELSFLRECVKRCGQGEGFADAWKRAALNSGKGDGFAAHDIELLLSFGEGFGASDTDGQLSHMELFSGLFGTNLKSAREDRNRKSKLYLMLGVFAGLFSALMLC, from the coding sequence TTGCTGAAGCTGACGGGGTCCCTGCTGCTGATTTTTGCGGGAACGCTCCTGGGGTTTACGGAATCGCGTAAACTTACGGTCCGGGTGGAAAGTCTGGAATCGTTTCTCAGGTTCCTTTCCGCCGCAAAAACAGAGGTGCGCTATTCCGCCGTGCCGGTGGTTCAGATTGTGGCACGGCACGGAAGAGAGCTCAGCTTTCTGCGGGAATGCGTCAAACGCTGCGGCCAGGGAGAAGGCTTTGCCGATGCATGGAAGCGTGCCGCGCTGAACAGCGGAAAGGGTGACGGCTTCGCCGCTCATGATATAGAATTGCTGCTTTCCTTTGGAGAAGGGTTTGGCGCGAGCGATACGGATGGCCAGCTGTCCCATATGGAACTGTTCTCCGGATTATTCGGCACAAATCTGAAATCGGCCCGGGAAGACCGGAACCGGAAATCCAAATTATATTTGATGCTCGGCGTATTCGCCGGCTTATTTTCGGCGCTGATGCTGTGCTAA